The nucleotide window GCTGTGACTTTTTAGGCTTCATCGATTCAAAACGAGAACAACGGAGTCTAAGGAAGAAATAAACCCCCTTCCATAGTCACACCCTTCAAATCGCAAGACTTTTCGACTCCTCCAAACATTGTTTCAGTGTTGTACAAAGACATGAAGGTCAGTACCAATGACCCTCTCGATCCTCCCAGGTTTCTGAAGTCAAAGTCCTGCAGCATTCGACAAGGTGAGGGTAAATTCTGACCTTAGATTATATTTGGTTGGATCAATATTTCTAGCATTACAGGATGCAAGTCAATTTATTTTCTTCGTTTGGCCATGGAATTAGAATAACTCTTACCTTCATTACTTGTCAGTTGAAAGAGAAACGAAGCAAATGCTTTATGCCAAGCTGCTTTGTCCGTGGAATCATCTAAAGTGTTGGCTCACTCAGTATGCCAAGCACCCACCCACCCACCATGACGCTTTATGCCTAACATTCCTTTGCAAAGGCAGGATAAAAGCATGTTCTTctcctactactactactagGGCGGAGGGAGATACCTTAATCCAGCACTCATGTGAAGTGATTCGAATCACGGAAATAATTCCTCTTTATGCTCgataatgataatgatgataatatttaaaaataaaaataaaatatatataatcaaaaCGGTAAGTTGAGaccattttttatattaaaaaaaaaacttaagagtGAAGTTTACAagcatttgaaaaaaaatatgtttGAGATATTTTGTACCAATCATGGattaatcaattaataaattgtcCAAAAGAATTTTGACTTTAGGAAAAATATTTACACTTCATATCATCTTCCATCCAGGTTAACTAACTTACCAGTGATGACGATTCAAAATTAGGTATTGTTAAGTGATCAAATCCAATGACATTTAGCATGGAGGAGAATGCATATGGTGCACTTGGCATGGCAATAAGAGGCAAGAAAGGGAGTTTGAGAAGGGGTTCATGGACCCAATTACAGATTGACCTTCTATTGTATTTACCATTTTTTTATTATACTTtcctcctccttttttttttcctttctttctaaatCAATAATTGTTTTCTTTTTACAGGAGTTTTtacctaaaaaataatatattttcactGGACCCCACCAAACATTATATTTTGAGTGTATGTCAGTACATGCAGATCACCATATTgtgaccacccccccccccccccccccttacagcttctcttttccttttctttttaacccttcaattttctttttttctttttttttggtggaTCTCTCTACCCCCCCCTAATAAATCCTCTTCTTTTGCCGTTTTCGTTGCGGTCGTTTTCCTTCGGGTCCCACGTCAGGTTCCCCTTGATCAGCCAACCATCTGTCGCCCCTCGCGGGCCCCACACCTCGTGCAATACGAGACAAAATTTGTCCCTCCACGAATTAATTGCACGCTTCACTGGGCTCCACAGCACAAGCCACATCACACGCGCCACcccaaactatatatatatatatatatatatatatatatatatatataccgtgatACTTGGAACGGGACAGACGACGACATGTAGCTCCAGCAGATTAATTGCCTTAATTTAAATCAACCTTTCGAGCGATTCGATTCCACGAGGAGCCATTTTGGCCCTAATCATGAAATATCAGATCAGAATATTCTAACGTCGACTTTAATCCGAGAGAACTGTTGATCGAATTGATTCGCATGACAGCCGTCCGATGCACGCAGTCTCTTTTTCGCCACCCGCTGATATCATGATATAGATTCAATGCATCATCCCATTTTAATTATCCGATTAATAGATGAGATAGGCACGAATACTTTGGCGATGAGGACGGTCACGTTGGAGTGCGCGATATACCGTGTTCCCTGCCTCGCGCGACACAGCACACGCGATGCCGCGGACGTGCTCCCTGACGACATCTGCACGCCCCTCTCCACGGGGAACGTACGTATAGTGTACGTATCACGGGCCGGAGAGTCCATACTACGCGATCTCGTAACCGTCCGATGGGGCTTCGCCCTTACGGTAGCCGAGGGGTCTGTTGACCAAAACAGCCCGATGAATATTTGACGGTGGAGATCCCCGGGCCCACCGGTCCCGCCGCGGGGTCCGCTGGATCAAACGGCCGTGGAAGCGTAACGTCACCGATCGTGCGAGGACCACGCGCGTCGGAAAGCGGAGGGACGGGATCCCCTCACCGCGGTGAGCCTACTTTACGCGAGATGGTCGCACCTTCTATCTCCTCCGATGGTTCCGTTGGGGTCGCGGTATCGCTCCGCTCGTCCCGCTAACCGTCCTCCACTCCTCCCAGTCCGCCACGTCAGCTGAGGCGTGCATTGGTTCCCCGAGTATTTATAGAGCCCTCGGGGCGTAGTTCCGCTTGTCCTCGTTCCCATTCATCTCCTCCTATTCCAACCTCTCTCCCAGTCTCTGTCACTCTCTCTCTAGGAGTGTTGGTGGCggcgatggcggcggcggcgggagcgGGGGACGCGACCGCGGTGTACGCGAGGGACGCGATGATCGCGTGGTTCCGGGGGGAGTTCGCGGCGGCGAACGCGATCATCGACGAGCTGTGCGGCCACCTGGCGCAGATCGAAGGCGGGGAGGAGTACGAGGCAGCGTTCGCGGCCATGCACAGGCGCCGCCTCAACTGGATCCCGGTTCTCCACTTGCAGAAGTACTTCTCCATCGCCGACGTCTCCGCCGAGCTCCGCCTCGTGGCGGCTAACCGCGCGGCGGCCGCCTCCTTCGCCGTGGACGACCCTCCCGCGGAGGAGGAACCTGCTGCTCCCGAGGTGGTAGTTGCCGACCCCAAGGTCGCGGTCGAGGAAGAAGCGACGGCGGCGGccgaggcggcggcggaggagaaaCCTTCCGGAGATTCTTCGGATCAAAGGGGCGTCGAAGACGGTGAAGCGTACGGAGGTAAGTATCGACTATCGGTGTCTTTACTCTTCAATAAATTAgtgaattaaaaattatttatctgatttattttaattttatataacaCGTTGTGTTCGTTAACCTTCCGGAGATCCTTTTTACTTGCATTTCGGCATCAGTATCGGTTCGTCTCGCGCGAGCCACCACCTAACTGACCCTTCTAGGGAGATCGGACGGTGCTGTTGATGCTCCGATCTATACTCGGTTTTCTAGGTCGCCTCACCGGGCTAACTCGTCTGCGAGGGTGAGTTCCGGTCGCTTAACTCGGCCCGTGAAAGGGTTCACGGGCTGCGGCGGACTCGCCGTACTCCCGCGCCTTCGGGCACTGTTAATTTCCCGCTTCACGATAAGTTCCTCCTTTTGGACTTGTAGAGCGAGGCGatagagatgagagagagagagagagagggtggcgTGAACTTCTATTAGAGGGAGAAGTACGTTAACGAGGCTGGGCGCCACAACCCCGGCGCACGGGGAGTCGAGGGAGTATTGGACGGTTACGCTTTTGCCACGTGGCACAGGTTCGATCAGGTGGTTGTCGATCGAGGAGGGGAGGTGGCGTGGATCCCTGATCGGCTGCGACTCAATTGAGAGGCGTGACGATGCGGTCCGGCGTCGCGTTCTTGACGTCAACCGCCGGCGGGCGGGAGTAGAAAAAGTGGCAGCCGCCCGACAGCGTGAGGTCAAGTCCGCCAGGCCCTCCGCGGCGTTCCTCGGAAGCAATTCATGCTATGCATCTAGATTTTCAACCTTTGGAACGGCGGCCGACCTTGTTAAATACGCCGCTGAATGAAGTTGATTTCTCGGCATCAATGTTCTCACTGACATTGGGTTTCGTGTGGTTTTAGGACCCCAAGAAGCACCAGCTTCATCGGACAAGGCCGATGTGAAAGCAGAAGTAGATGGCTCGGTGCGTCCGGAGAGGATTAAGATCTCGAAAGGTTTTGTGGCCAAGGAGTCGGTGAAAGGGCACATGGCGAGTTCCATCTTACCACCATCATTGGGCACAGTTTCTGTATAGAGATGCAATAGAAGATGGCGTAGGAAGTAGTAGTCGTTCGGTTCTATGTTTCCCAGCTCCCCATTTGATCCCCGTTTGCTGACTTCTCCACTCGTGAAATGCTTTGAGCAGGTCAATGTTGTGAAGGGTCTCAAGTTGTACGAGGACATCTTCACAGACTCGGAGCTGCTCACGCTCTCTGAATTCGTAGATGAGCTCCGCCTTGCGGGACGCGGCGGCGAACTCCCAGGTAAAGTTCTGTTCTTGATGCTTCTTCTTTTTGCTATATATATTGCCCACTTTCTACCATGAAGTTTGTGCATGTGTGTTCAGGTGAGACGTATATATTCTTCAACAAAGAAATGAAAGGGAACAAGAGAGAGATCATTCAGCTTGGCGTCCCACTATTCCAATCAACGACGGAGGCAGCAAGTAAAAGCCCCATTTCTGGCTTCTTCGTACTCGATTAGTAAGCTGAGATTGTCTTGACATGAGAAATGTTTGATGCACAGGTAACATCGAACCAATTCCCTCCGCGTTGCAGACTGTAATCGATCACTTGGTTCAATGGCGTTTGATACCGGAGACTAGGAAGCCCGACAGTTGCATCATCAATTTCTTCGACGAGGTAACACACCCCCTTTTTCTCTCGAGCAAATCTTTGCATGTGCCTGAAACCTTTCGTAATTCTAATGCCGGGTTTTCTCGTGTGGCTTCACAGGATGAGCACTCGCAGCCGTACTTCAAACCTCCGCATTTGGACAATCCCATTTCCACACTCGTCCTCTCGGAAACTACGATCGCTTTTGGGCGGTCTCTTGTTAGCGATCATGAAGGAAACTATAAGGGTTCCTTGACGCTTCCCATCAAGCAAGGGTATGTATGCGATGGACCGGATACCAATGTCCATCTTGATGATGAGAAGGTTGAACTTGCTTTTATATTTGTTGGTCGCAGGTCACTCCTAGTCATGCGCGGTAACAGCGCGGACATGGCGAGGCACGTTGTTTGCGCTTCACCGAACAAGAGGGTCATCGTCACATTCGTGAAGGTGAGACATGCCGCCGCTCGCCAGGCGGCAGCTTCGCCTACCGCGTTGCAGCCAACCAAGGCGATGACGGTTTGGCAACCCGGGACAACACAGACGACGACGATACCGCAGAAGGTGGCTACCGCGGGGGTCATCGCCTGGCCTCATCGCGTGATACCGGCCGCATGGGGATTGGCTCTCCACAGCCCCGTGGTAATGGTGGCGCCGCGCAGGGCGATGGTTGTGGGCCCTGGCAAGAAGGCGCCCCGCAATGGCACGGGCGTGTTCTTGCCGTGGACGGTCGGCCCCAAGAAGCACACCAAGCATCTTCCTCCTCGGTTTCAGAAGGGGAGGCTGCCATCTCCGTTAGAAGCGCAGGCATAGGTGTGCAGAGAGAGATCAACATTAGCAACTTTCTGAGGTGATGTTTCCTTTTTGGGGTCTCTTTGTAATATGGTAGTGTATGTGGTGACTGTggtgacaaagaaaaaaaaaaaaaaaaaaaagagagcgagagagagagagagagaaatggcgGAGAGGAGTTTTGTGTACTTTTGCTTTTGACAGAAATGGTGGGAGTGTCGGAATTTTGAAATATTTAAGTTCCGAGTGGTGTTAGGTGTCAGTGTCCTCTACACTATTTCCTTATTCGATCTCCCAACTATCCGACTAATTTAGAATCTTTATGGAACATGCTTATTTCTTGATGTAATTATGCATATATCCCATTGAACCAACCATCCCGCTCTCAATTCCTAAAGTAATTATAGATTATTAGTCTTCAAACTATGGTTTGATGGATCATGTTAGCAACGGTATAGCCGCGGAGGGAGAGAGATATTTTACCTGTCGCATATAACATCTGTCTTGTGATTGCAAGAATTGATAGGATCCAATGCGGAGCTGCATGTCAGATCACACTAGGCCTCCGACCACAATGATGGTGGGCGATACGAGTGAGATCCACCTCAGTAATCGAGGATATGAGGTATCATTCTgacccaaagagagagagagagagagagagagatacatcATCTCCATGAATGTTGTTCTTAATAAACCAGATTTGATCAAATATAAATAATGCCATATCACACAAACAAAtaagacaaaaaaataaaaaataaaaaaatatataaaacgaaGAAGGCAGACCTATGACGTCGTGGCCTTCGATAGATTGCAAAGTTCTTCAATCTCCTTGATGATTAAATCTTTCTCCTCTTCAAATTGATCATCTTCACCTACATCAGAACAAAAGAAGTGAATCCTATGAAACTGAGATGGGAGGCTGATTCCTTCATTACTTTTTTAGTTCTTAACCGAGCTGATATCAAGGTGTGCCCCAATCATACGACAAACCATTGTCAGTCCAATGCGATAATATTTGTCATGAGATGACTCATTTTTCATCGTTTTTCGCTAGAACATGTCAAATAACAGATACATAACACAGAAATTTACCTTTGCTCATGGGAAGATTTTGCAGTGACATCAACAGCTCGTCATGATTGTCTATCAGAACCTCAATAATTTCCCGTGGCTTATTCGGATTAGCAACAAATACCTAATTTTAGGTAAAAAAAAGAATTACACAAACAATCATCAGTAGAAACATAAAATCTCCTACTTCAAGGCAATGCAAGCATATAAAGCAATATGCAACTTTTGAGTACTATATGACCAAAAAACCAATTGGTTAACCCAAGTTTATTACTAAATTTTATGATTCCTCTTTCAAGGTAAAACATTAAAAGACAACTAACTCATAAAAACATAAGAAATACACATTATCAGCAGATTTCGCATAACTGTGCCAAAAGTTCTGAGAAAACAACTACCTTGAAAATGTGGAAGGCAGAAATCTGGATATTTTTGCTTGTGTCCTAAATAGAATACGACATATGCAGATTAGGGCTCCATATGATTATCAAAACTTAATATAAATACTCTTTATGAATGAAATCAAATGGACCATAAATAGCATATAATAACATTATACCAGATATCAATTCTTAAACAAAAAGGTACACAATTGTATATCTATAGTCAACTATGGAGCAGAAATGTCATCATTCATTAAAAGGAAACAGAGATTAAAAGAACGGCATGTGCACTCTTTCCTGGAAGTTGCCTTGCTGAAGCAAAAAATGGTTATATGAAGTGTTCACAACTAAATTATCTTTTCTTTACATGAAATCCACAACTAAACAATGAGATAGCAGTGACTACGCAGCTGCAAGATGAATCTCTATTTTAGATGCTATAGGCTCTGATGGTTCACAGTCTATATGAAATTTTAGATGCAACCATTGCTTAAATGTTCATAAAAACTAGAGTTAGACTACAGATACAAGATTGTTGATCAAGTGTTTTAGGGATGAGGGAGGGAAGTGAGTGAGAGGATGGGGGAGGACCTTAGTAAACTAAAATTGTTGTTAGGATATGATGGGATCTAGCGAGGGGGGGACCTTAACGTTGTCATTAGGACACAATGGGATCTTTTTTAGATTAATAGGCAAAAAGGACACAACACATTTGGTGACCACGTactcaatttatttatttatatttatatttatatatgctgGAGTTAGGGTTGCATAACCAGGTAATGGAAAGAATAAACTTCATATGGAACCAATATAAGTTTTTTGTCATCACACTTTGCTATAGTTTCTAATACAGTGTTGAATATAATCGAACTCTTCCATTTTTCACATAACAAGAAATACAAAATTGGACACAATAAAGTAATTGCATATAAAACTACAATGTACATCAGGCAAAACTACAACTTTAAAAAACATACAATAAACTAGTAAAAGTAGTATAGGAGAAAAAAACTGAAAAATCATTTACCTTTAGTAATGCCATCATAATATGCAAGAACCGAACTTCTAAAATGTAGCGCTTCATTATTTGCAAATTTTGGGGTTCCAAAAGGAAATCCGAGAGAATCTAAATATTAACTGACATCAACCCAACTACTAATGACAAAAGAATCTGAGACAGAAGCTAAATATAGATCACTAATAAAACTAACCTTCAAGGATTGTCTTCTTGTTACATAGTTAGGAGATGTCAATAGCTTTTCATAAAGCTCAAAGAACTGCCAtgaaactcttcaatcagatgaAAGAAAACACACCAGAAACATCTTGTCTAATTAGCAGAATGTTCCAGCAAATTATTGCAATAAGTTGGATTTGAATAACTTGACCCCTGAACAACTAAAGTAGTACATGAAAAACTTGATAGCTGACCTGAACGTAATGTGAACTCAAAAACTGAGAGACTATCATTTCATGTTTTGTAAGCAAGTCCTGCCAAAATTTCATCCATTAGTAAGCATGGGACAGTGCATGAACATAATCGTGGAGTCTAAAACATGATGATAGGTATGCCAAAAGTAGCAACACTGACCTTGAAGGTAGCAAGAGCATCTGAAGCAATATCAAATGTTGGCAGTTCCACATATTTGAAAAATAATTCAAAGCTCCTTGATTCCAGGATACATCTGAAAGATCACTACAAAATCAAAAtgcattcaaaatcaaaaaattaatggccataatataataaatgagaagttagaaatttcatatgaaaaaacttataaatgtcacaGTTTGGTTTCGACCTGCTCCTCAAAGTTCATTAAGATCCTATGTTTCTTAAAGAATACGTGGTAAGTCACTGCTTTCATGTCATTGCACTTGGGATTTATCTAAGGAGGTATCAATCACACACAAGTATGCAGGATTATTTGAAGACAAAGGAAATAAACTACATGAAATCAAATAACTCATGTAATTATAAACATATTGCAGTCTGTCTTACGTAAATAACAATCAGATAGTTCTTAAAATCAATGAACCACTCTCTGCAGACAATTCTGACACAGACTTCGTATCCAAAATCCCAATATCAACAAAATATAAAATGTCCTGTGTCAAACTGATCAGATGAGTAGATTGAACAATGTTGAATTTATttgtcaatatgaatcataaacaGAATACTAAAAAAATCATCTTGCCAAATAGAGACTTCAGAAGGCCTAGGTATACAAGATAAAGGTAACATAACAACCATTTTAAAGTGAAAATTTTATAACGTtacttttgtaaaaaataaaataatttcataacaATAATTGTGATGAGCAGTTTCACTTCAACTGATGTGTAGCTATACAGTAAGGCTGTAGTTGGTAGATTTTTGGCAAGATGCAGATCTTGATTAGTTTGGAGAAGCATATGAAACAAAATAGGAACTGATCAAAATACGATCATATAGTTAAATTTTGCAAACGCTAACCATACATTGCAACCTTAAAATATTTATGCATTTACTTTAACTGAATACATTCAGATATGCCAACAACAAATAAGATTGACTGACACATCCTATGGACTTCCAACATAGAAACATCCAGAATGTACCATAACATAACAAGCATAATTGTATATTACAATCCAAGTTTAGTCTTTGTTTCAACAGATTAGTTGCTGAAAGAAAAACAATTCATTTAATATGTTTATCCCACAACTTGATTTAAAACTTATAGACTAATCTAAAACTAGTCTATAAACTTATAGATGCATCATATATAAAACTAGTTTTAGTTACATTTTAGATGTGTTGTTTATAACTTTTCAAAGCCACAAGATCTAAATGAGCATCAAGGTGGAAGGATTATCAAGTTGTGTGTTAAGTTTATAAATGATCAAGCTTACATTTATTTGAGCGATTAGTCCATTGTCAGTAAGACTTTAAACATGCATTGCAATATCAAATTATGCTTGCTACATTATGGTACTGAATTGATTTGTTGGTACATTCTGGATGTTTCTATGTTGGAAGTCCACTTGGGATGTGACATAGACAGATAATGATGACAAGAAACCAAAATTAGCAACGATTTCAAGTTGCTTACTTTGCAAGAGTTGGATATTTGATGCACTCCCTCAGCATGTTACCACAGCTCAACGCAATCTCTTTGTTGTTGTAACTGTTTGGAAATCAGTAACTAAATTAAGCTTCAAGACTTCACTGAAAACGCCAGCATAATGTAGTTTCTTGTCATAATGTAGAAGTGAAAAAATCCAGAAAACTGCAAGTGAACAAGGCTAAACAGAAAGAAACCAGAGTAGAAGTAGGGTGGAACTCCTACAATTCCACTGCTTGTTACTGATAGTAACTACTGCAATTCCAAGGCTAAACATAATGTAGTTCGATTCTTAAAGGGTAGGTGTAATGCATGCTTCAAAATGCTACGAAAACCTAATTTTGACTGAACAGAAAATGCCTTGATTTAGGATGCTAAAAACATCCCTAAAGTGAGACCATATGTAAAAATTAACTATATCAAATTGCTTTAGCCTTCACATGTCCTTACGAATTCAATCACAGTTAAATCAACACATTGAGACCAACTTAAGGAAACCTATTTAAACAAGCTGTTAAAAATAGCAAAGTCAGGTTCTTCCTTGAAGATACCCAAAGATGATGATAAGACCCAAAAAAACGATCAACATATTTCAAGCAGTTACCATAAGATTAACATCTAAACCAACTTAAGGGAACCTATTCAAACATGCTGTTAAAAAGAGCAAAGTTCTTCCTTGAAGACATTGAAATCATCAGGCGATAGGGACCTTCGCATAGGCACTCGAGCAATGCAAGGCAAGGCCCATCTGGATTCAAGTTTGGATCCGTAAATTAGGTGTGGCCCATGCACACCTTAGCCGATCTGGTTCAATCGGCTAAGACTTAGATTGACATTTAAGAAGTTAAGAACTTAGATTGACATATAAGAGGCTAACAATTGTACTATCGTTAAGAGGCTAATTACAACCTGGGCTAATTCCAACTAGATGAGTATGTTTACTCCCATATCGGAAGTGGGCTAAGACTTAGATTGATATATAAGAGGCTAATGGGTTAATGGGTGTATTACTATTAACTTGAGCTTAAACATTTTTGGACCAGTGGTTTAGACTCGACGAAGTTAATAGAGCAATTATCCCATAAGATTGAGTCATGACAAAATGCAACCAGAGTTGATCTAGTATTGGGTATGGCAAGGGGTTTGAGtagacctcacatgcactatactaGGGTTACTTGTCCAATGGGGCCAAAGAGTGTGATATGGAGGGACCATTAGAGtaggcctcacatgcactatactaGGGTGATTTGGGCTACGTAGGTGCTTAACGTCCTTTAAGTGGGGCAGGTTATGTCATCTCGGTTTAGACCCACATCAAAAGTGGACTAAAACTTAGATCAACATATAAGAGGTTGATGGATGTACACTTGTTAACTTGGAATTAAGCATTTTGGACACAAGTTATCCTATCAGATTGTGACCCCAACAAAAGACTCACTTTACATGTTGTAATCATTCAATAGAGATCCTAGTGGTTAGTGCACTGTTGCACAGTTGATAGATCTCATGTTCAATACTATGCGAAAGCATCTTGTACAACGTTCAATGTATCAAGACTGGACCCAGTGGGCCATACGAAGGTTGAATTGCATATGGTCTAAGCTACTTATTGCATATAGGACTTAGAAGCCAACATCTAGCCACTGATGCTTGACTGAAGAAAGGGTTGTCCGTGCACTAGTCATGGAAGATTCCCAAGTATACCCAATTGATCCTCACCACAATCTAGCAACCTAAGAACCAAAACATAGAATTAGCTAATCAACTATGTACTAAGTTCACTTGAATATTGATGCCAGGAAGAAGTGTTCTCATACATACTGAAGATAAGAtgacaaactaaatatgcttgagAGACAGATAACTTACCAGATAATGAGGAAGTCCAAAAGTTCCAAATGATTCTCAATATATTCCACACAACAATATCTAGAATCAACGTTATGCCTTAATAAAATGGACCAACAGTGCATCAAATCTTTTCGGgcctgatttgaaagcatcgattAGCTTTGGCATCAATGATGGTCATAATTGTACCAAATGAAGGCTGAACTTACTTCCCAACTCAAAGTTGGCAACTTATGAATGAATAGAGCAAGAACATCCCCTTTGCATATTTCAACAACCAACTGTGAAATATGATCTTGATTTGGTTCGGTTTCTGCATCCCCTGAAAGCATTTGCCTCATTGAAAGGACATTCTTTTCGACTTCTTCAAGAGCCTAGAATAACAAAGTATAATAGcttaaaaaaatgaagaaatcAACTCAAATGCTTCTGCTATCAAAAAGAAGTGCATGACGTTGTTGTCTCTCTAAAAATACTTGGCATATGTTTATCTTGAAAGGTGTTTTTGACATTTGTGAATCATGTGGAGTTAAGCTGCCTTTGGGCATAGAAAAATGACAGTTTGAGATAAGCAGAATGACTGAGTGCAAACTCAATATCTGCTGTATGAGACAGAGACAAGCTTAGCCAGCAGGCACAGATTGGGTGCTTGCCAGAATTGGAAAAGAATGCACACGTGAAGATTTTAGCTCTAGACTAATGCTGCAGTAGAGTAACATCTTCAAATATATATTCAGAAAGTCAAGGGTTTAACCACATGAACTTATAAAACATTATTTATAGATTATTTGAAGAAATGACATGCGTACATAGAGAAAGAACATTCAGTTGAAAGCCTATATCAATGAATCAccaaatgaaatatatatatgtgtgtgtgtgtgtgtgtgtgtgtgtgttaatatTCTAATAATCTCTTTACTAAATTAGTATAAGAATACCTTTAGTATTCAAGACTTGATCATGTTTGCAGGAGTCATATTTCTGGATAAATACAATCTAAGATTTGACATTAAAAGCAATCATGTTAGTATTAAAGTCCAACCCGTCTTAAATCAAGAAGTGTATATAATAATATACCATTCCACCAGTTGTAGGAGATGTAAGAATTTATGCATAGGAGATATGGAAGCTAATACAGTATGGCATAGGGTTATACCCAAGTCCGATCACATAGATTAACCCTCGCAAAGTTATGTTCATATTTTAACAGCCTGCCCCTTGATCGGCCATACTTTAATTACTTTATACTTTCAGCAAATTAACATCTGGAGAACACAGACTCCAGTAATTGCGTGAAGCTAGAAGCGACGAGTATGTTCAAGGTAAATACAAATCCCACAACGAGTTCTATCAACCACATAACCTAACAAAACAACATCTCAAAACCAGGATCGAAACAaggtcaaaggaaaagaaaattccaCAATGAACTCGATCGAGAGGTTCTTGACGAAATGCAAACCGAGGAATCGCGTTTAGATCTCAGATCTGCCACTCATTGCACCGAAGAAAACAGATATTAA belongs to Musa acuminata AAA Group cultivar baxijiao chromosome BXJ3-5, Cavendish_Baxijiao_AAA, whole genome shotgun sequence and includes:
- the LOC135638831 gene encoding RNA demethylase ALKBH10B-like, whose amino-acid sequence is MAAAAGAGDATAVYARDAMIAWFRGEFAAANAIIDELCGHLAQIEGGEEYEAAFAAMHRRRLNWIPVLHLQKYFSIADVSAELRLVAANRAAAASFAVDDPPAEEEPAAPEVVVADPKVAVEEEATAAAEAAAEEKPSGDSSDQRGVEDGEAYGGPQEAPASSDKADVKAEVDGSVRPERIKISKGFVAKESVKGHMVNVVKGLKLYEDIFTDSELLTLSEFVDELRLAGRGGELPGETYIFFNKEMKGNKREIIQLGVPLFQSTTEAASNIEPIPSALQTVIDHLVQWRLIPETRKPDSCIINFFDEDEHSQPYFKPPHLDNPISTLVLSETTIAFGRSLVSDHEGNYKGSLTLPIKQGSLLVMRGNSADMARHVVCASPNKRVIVTFVKVRHAAARQAAASPTALQPTKAMTVWQPGTTQTTTIPQKVATAGVIAWPHRVIPAAWGLALHSPVVMVAPRRAMVVGPGKKAPRNGTGVFLPWTVGPKKHTKHLPPRFQKGRLPSPLEAQA
- the LOC135638832 gene encoding uncharacterized protein LOC135638832 isoform X1 produces the protein MSFFFKPSSQSKPDPAELAGAIKESFLSLDTTTIAKALEEVEKNVLSMRQMLSGDAETEPNQDHISQLVVEICKGDVLALFIHKLPTLSWEARKDLMHCWSILLRHNVDSRYCCVEYIENHLELLDFLIICYNNKEIALSCGNMLRECIKYPTLAKCILESRSFELFFKYVELPTFDIASDALATFKDLLTKHEMIVSQFLSSHYVQFFELYEKLLTSPNYVTRRQSLKILSDFLLEPQNLQIMKRYILEVRFLHIMMALLKDTSKNIQISAFHIFKVFVANPNKPREIIEVLIDNHDELLMSLQNLPMSKGEDDQFEEEKDLIIKEIEELCNLSKATTS
- the LOC135638832 gene encoding uncharacterized protein LOC135638832 isoform X2, encoding MSFFFKPSSQSKPDPAELAGAIKESFLSLDTTTIAKALEEVEKNVLSMRQMLSGDAETEPNQDHISQLVVEICKGDVLALFIHKLPTLSWEARKDLMHCWSILLRHNVDSRYCCVEYIENHLELLDFLIICYNNKEIALSCGNMLRECIKYPTLAKCILESRSFELFFKYVELPTFDIASDALATFKDLLTKHEMIVSQFLSSHYVQFFELYEKLLTSPNYVTRRQSLKDTSKNIQISAFHIFKVFVANPNKPREIIEVLIDNHDELLMSLQNLPMSKGEDDQFEEEKDLIIKEIEELCNLSKATTS